From Suricata suricatta isolate VVHF042 chromosome 1, meerkat_22Aug2017_6uvM2_HiC, whole genome shotgun sequence, a single genomic window includes:
- the LOC115296805 gene encoding 40S ribosomal protein S4, X isoform-like, whose protein sequence is MARGPKKHLKRVAAPKHWMLDKLTGVFAPHPSTGPHKLRECLPLIIFLRNRLKYALTGDEVKKICMQRFIKIDGKVRTDITYPAGFMDVISIDKTGENFRLIYDTKGRFAVHRVTPEEAKYKLCKVRKIFVGTKGIPHLVTHDARTIRYPDPLIKVNDTIQIDLETGKITDFIKFDTGNLCMVTGGANLGRIGVITNRERHPGSFDVVHVKDANGNSFATRLSNIFVVGKGNKPWISLPRGKGIRLTIAEERDKRLAAKQSSG, encoded by the coding sequence ATGGCTCGTGGTCCCAAGAAGCATCTGAAGCGGGTAGCAGCTCCAAAGCATTGGATGCTGGATAAGCTGACTGGTGTGTTTGCCCCTCATCCATCTACTGGTCCCCATAAGTTGAGAGAATGTCTCCCTCTCATCATTTTCCTAAGAAACAGACTTAAGTATGCTCTAACAGGAGATGAAGTAAAGAAGATCTGTATGCAGCGTTTTATTAAGATTGATGGCAAGGTCCGAACTGATATAACCTACCCTGCTGGTTTTATGGATGTCATCAGCATTGACAAGACTGGGGAGAATTTCCGCCTGATCTATGACACCAAGGGTCGCTTTGCTGTTCATCGAGTCACGCCTGAGGAGGCCAAGTATAAGTTGTGCAAAGTGAGAAAGATCTTTGTGGGAACAAAAGGGATCCCTCATCTGGTGACCCATGATGCTCGCACCATACGCTATCCTGATCCTCTCATCAAGGTGAATGATACCATTCAGATTGATTTGGAGACTGGAAAGATTACTGATTTCATCAAGTTTGATACTGGTAATCTGTGTATGGTGACCGGAGGTGCTAACCTGGGAAGAATTGGTGTGATCaccaacagagagagacaccctgGTTCTTTTGATGTAGTTCACGTGAAAGATGCCAATGGCAACAGCTTTGCCACCCGGCTCTCcaacatttttgttgttggcaAAGGCAACAAACCATGGATTTCTCTTCCCCGTGGAAAGGGCATCCGCCTCACCATTGctgaagagagagacaagagattGGCTGCCAAACAGAGCAGTGGGTAA